In the genome of Streptomyces sp. NBC_00259, the window GACGGCGGCGCGTCGCGCCGGGCGCCGGGCTCGTCCGAGGAGCACCCGGACAGCGCCGCCGTGACGGCCGCTCCCGCCCCTATGAGCGCACGTCTGCGTGTCGTCCCGGTGCGCTCCACGCCCTGTCTCCTCGGCCTCGCTGTGATCACCGCAGGCGAGCGTACCTGCGGGTCATCCGTGGGTGGACGGCAACACCCCCCGGGACCGGATACCCTTTGTGCTGACACGCGACGAAACCCACAACAGCACACGCGGCCGAGGAGTCACCCGGATGAGCACCACCCAGAGCGAGAGGCTGCGCGGACTGCTCGAACCGCTCGTCAGCGCCGCGGATCTGGATCTGGAAGAGATCGAGCTGTCCCGGGCCGGCCGCCGCCGTGTGCTGCGTATCGTCGTGGACTCCGAAGAGGGTGTGGATCTCGACGCCTGCGCCGAGCTGAGCCGTGTCATCTCCGACAAGCTCGACGAGAGCGACGCCATGGGGGACGGCGAGTACCAGCTCGAGGTGACCTCCCCCGGCGCGGAGCGCCCGCTCAAGGAGCACCGCCACTACGTACGCGCCAAGGGCCGCCTGGCCAGGTTCCAGCTGATCACCCCGGAGGGCGCGCCCGCCGGCGAGCTGGTCGCCCGGATCCTCGACCTGGACGACGAGGGCCTCGACCTGGAGGTGCCGGGTGTGAAGGGCCGTAAGCCCACCACCCGCCGTGTCACCTTCGCCGAGATCGCCAAGGCGCGCGTGGAGATCGAGTTCAACCGCAAGGACAAGAAGGAAGAGGAGGCGTAGCCGTGGACATCGACGTGAAGCTCCTGAGGGGCTTGGCACAGGAGAAGGAGATTGCCTTCGACCTGCTGGTCGACGCGATCGAGTCGGCCCTCCTCATCGCGTACCACCGCACCGAGGGAAGCCGTCGGCACGCCCGCGTCGAGCTCAACCGGCAGACCGGGCATGTGACGGTGTGGGCGAAGGAGGACCCGGCGGAGCTCGAGGAGGGCCAGGAGCCCCGCGAGTTCGACGACACCCCGCACGACTTCGGCCGTATCGCCGCGTCCACCGCCCGCCAGGTCATCCAGCAGCGGCTGCGGGACGCCGAGAACGACGTCACCTTCGGCGAGTACGCCCGCCGCGAGGGGGATGTCGTCGCCGGCCAGGTCCAGCAGGGCAAGGACCCCAAGAACGTCCTGGTGAAGCTCGACGACAAGCTGGAAGCCATCCTTCCGGTGCAGGAGCAGGTCCCGGGCGAGGACTACACGCACGGACTGCGGCTGCGCACCTATGTCGTACGGGTGGCCAAGGGAGTGCGCGGTCCGTCCGTCACCCTGTCGAGGACCCACCCCAATCTGGTGAAAAAGCTCTTCGCCCTGGAGGTCCCGGAGATCGCCGACGGCTCGGTCGAGATCGCGGCGATCGCCCGTGAGGCCGGCCACCGTACGAAGATCGCCGTGCGCTCCACGCGCAGCGGCCTGAACGCCAAGGGTGCGTGCATCGGCCCGATGGGCGGCCGGGTGCGCAATGTCATGGCCGAGCTGCACGGCGAGAAGATCGATATCGTCGACTGGTCGGACGACCCGGCGGAGATGGTCGCCAACGCCCTCTCCCCGGCCCGTGTCTCCAAGGTCGAGGTCGTCGATCTCGGCGCCAGGTCCGC includes:
- the rimP gene encoding ribosome maturation factor RimP, with translation MSTTQSERLRGLLEPLVSAADLDLEEIELSRAGRRRVLRIVVDSEEGVDLDACAELSRVISDKLDESDAMGDGEYQLEVTSPGAERPLKEHRHYVRAKGRLARFQLITPEGAPAGELVARILDLDDEGLDLEVPGVKGRKPTTRRVTFAEIAKARVEIEFNRKDKKEEEA
- the nusA gene encoding transcription termination factor NusA — translated: MDIDVKLLRGLAQEKEIAFDLLVDAIESALLIAYHRTEGSRRHARVELNRQTGHVTVWAKEDPAELEEGQEPREFDDTPHDFGRIAASTARQVIQQRLRDAENDVTFGEYARREGDVVAGQVQQGKDPKNVLVKLDDKLEAILPVQEQVPGEDYTHGLRLRTYVVRVAKGVRGPSVTLSRTHPNLVKKLFALEVPEIADGSVEIAAIAREAGHRTKIAVRSTRSGLNAKGACIGPMGGRVRNVMAELHGEKIDIVDWSDDPAEMVANALSPARVSKVEVVDLGARSARVTVPDYQLSLAIGKEGQNARLAARLTGWRIDIRPDTEQPAEQG